One window of the Amycolatopsis mediterranei genome contains the following:
- a CDS encoding tyrosine-protein phosphatase → MTAVFTATAVLTGGASAFACDPRPLPIAGATAVRAADGSYQLSWSPANDVRSVSVYAATHPIEKAQDGVLVAKDATGAVTVTGLAPASRWYFTIVPGGARLGEGVAAKLVDLDGVKNARDLGGYPAADGLRIRWGTIFRTARLTPATATGREELAGLGIKDDVDLRSSAEAAAEGPDPIPAGVTHVAEPVGDPDQAVPPDPNTPPSTGDPIMDNYRLLVSNPNLGHQFVDALAHIADAGQRPLLYHCTGGNHRTGWMTVILLKVLGVPDDVIRQDYLMSSGTVATYLDAAYDQVARDYGSFPAYLAALGVTDRLTRQLRHALLEAPR, encoded by the coding sequence GTGACGGCCGTCTTCACCGCCACCGCCGTCCTGACCGGCGGTGCTTCCGCGTTCGCCTGTGATCCGCGGCCGCTGCCGATCGCCGGTGCCACGGCGGTGCGGGCCGCCGACGGCAGCTACCAGCTGAGCTGGTCACCCGCGAACGACGTCCGCTCGGTGTCGGTGTACGCCGCCACCCACCCGATCGAAAAGGCGCAGGACGGCGTGCTGGTCGCGAAGGACGCCACGGGGGCGGTGACCGTGACCGGCCTGGCGCCGGCGTCCCGCTGGTACTTCACCATCGTGCCCGGCGGGGCGCGGCTGGGCGAGGGGGTGGCCGCGAAGCTCGTCGACCTCGACGGCGTCAAGAACGCCCGCGACCTCGGCGGCTACCCGGCCGCGGACGGTCTGCGCATCCGGTGGGGCACGATCTTCCGCACCGCGCGGCTGACGCCCGCCACCGCGACCGGCCGCGAAGAGCTCGCCGGCCTGGGGATCAAGGACGACGTGGATCTCCGCTCGAGCGCGGAAGCGGCCGCCGAGGGCCCGGACCCGATTCCGGCAGGCGTCACGCACGTCGCGGAACCGGTCGGCGACCCGGATCAAGCGGTGCCGCCGGACCCCAACACGCCGCCGTCCACCGGTGACCCCATCATGGACAACTACCGGCTGCTGGTCTCGAACCCGAACCTGGGCCACCAGTTCGTCGACGCGCTGGCCCACATCGCCGACGCCGGTCAGCGCCCGCTGCTCTACCACTGCACCGGGGGAAACCACCGCACCGGCTGGATGACGGTGATCCTGCTCAAGGTGCTCGGGGTGCCCGACGACGTCATCCGCCAGGACTACCTGATGTCCTCCGGCACCGTGGCCACCTACCTCGACGCGGCCTACGACCAGGTCGCCCGCGACTACGGTTCGTTCCCGGCCTACCTCGCGGCGCTCGGCGTCACCGACCGGCTGACCCGGCAGCTGCGGCACGCGTTGCTGGAGGCCCCGCGGTGA